From one Mytilus galloprovincialis chromosome 13, xbMytGall1.hap1.1, whole genome shotgun sequence genomic stretch:
- the LOC143057550 gene encoding uncharacterized protein LOC143057550 isoform X1: MEKYLVILSFSALIVSVFGCCWPSEFEGFSGTSYKADNSPAVSGFYAIAVSKTKQKIYSSGKVFANGQQYVVKTLFDYTKGKKYLVVNNRCYTSAITGSMTGCLNPKARFTLSSHYGATPNKLSVKLYSWSDALDYKTAIVVNVGAGQCVLQAISGFSSSAISNTGYLGLKKGVTNSAVFNIPSPCPSDESHINEEPDHLKFVPHHNWL; this comes from the exons ATGGAGAAGTATCTTGTCATACTATCCTTCTCTGCTTTAATAGTATCCGTTTTTGGCTGCTGTTGGCCGTCAGAATTTGAGGGATTTAGTGGGACCAGTTATAAAGCGGACAATTCGCCGGCTGTATCG GGTTTCTATGCTATTGCAGTCAGCAAAACTAAGCAGAAAATTTATTCCTCCGGAAAAGTGTTTGCTAATGGTCAACAGTATGTAGTCAAAACATTGTTTGATTATACAAAG GGCAAGAAGTACTTAGTGGTCAATAATCGATGCTACACATCAGCTATTACTGGGAGTATGACAGGATGTTTGAATC CCAAGGCAAGGTTCACATTGTCATCACACTATGGAGCTACTCCTAACAAGCTTTCAGTAAAGTTGTATTCCTGGTCTGATGCTTTGGACTACAAAACTGCAATTGTAGTAAATGTTGGTGCTGGACAGTGTGTTCTTCAAGCGATATCAGGGTTTTCATCCAGTGCAATCAGTAACACTGGCTATTTGGGACTGAAAAAAGGAGTCACCAACTCCGCAGTCTTCAATATTCCTTCTCCTTGTCCTAGCGATGAAAGTCATATAAATGAG gaACCAGACCATCTGAAGTTTGTTCCACATCACAATTGGTTATAA
- the LOC143057550 gene encoding uncharacterized protein LOC143057550 isoform X2, with product MTGCLNPKARFTLSSHYGATPNKLSVKLYSWSDALDYKTAIVVNVGAGQCVLQAISGFSSSAISNTGYLGLKKGVTNSAVFNIPSPCPSDESHINEEPDHLKFVPHHNWL from the exons ATGACAGGATGTTTGAATC CCAAGGCAAGGTTCACATTGTCATCACACTATGGAGCTACTCCTAACAAGCTTTCAGTAAAGTTGTATTCCTGGTCTGATGCTTTGGACTACAAAACTGCAATTGTAGTAAATGTTGGTGCTGGACAGTGTGTTCTTCAAGCGATATCAGGGTTTTCATCCAGTGCAATCAGTAACACTGGCTATTTGGGACTGAAAAAAGGAGTCACCAACTCCGCAGTCTTCAATATTCCTTCTCCTTGTCCTAGCGATGAAAGTCATATAAATGAG gaACCAGACCATCTGAAGTTTGTTCCACATCACAATTGGTTATAA
- the LOC143057550 gene encoding uncharacterized protein LOC143057550 isoform X3 → MTGCLNPKARFTLSSHYGATPNKLSVKLYSWSDALDYKTAIVVNVGAGQCVLQAISGFSSSAISNTGYLGLKKGVTNSAVFNIPSPCPSDESHINEEPDHLKFVPHHNWL, encoded by the exons ATGACAGGGTGTTTGAATc CCAAGGCAAGGTTCACATTGTCATCACACTATGGAGCTACTCCTAACAAGCTTTCAGTAAAGTTGTATTCCTGGTCTGATGCTTTGGACTACAAAACTGCAATTGTAGTAAATGTTGGTGCTGGACAGTGTGTTCTTCAAGCGATATCAGGGTTTTCATCCAGTGCAATCAGTAACACTGGCTATTTGGGACTGAAAAAAGGAGTCACCAACTCCGCAGTCTTCAATATTCCTTCTCCTTGTCCTAGCGATGAAAGTCATATAAATGAG gaACCAGACCATCTGAAGTTTGTTCCACATCACAATTGGTTATAA